One stretch of Aeromicrobium fastidiosum DNA includes these proteins:
- the map gene encoding type I methionyl aminopeptidase produces the protein MFDRGIELKTPEQITTMRAAGLVVGRTLELLRREVRAGMTTAELDAMAHEHIRSQGATSNFLGYGAHGPAGAGGFAGVICTSVNDEVVHGVPGSRVLRDGDIISIDCGAIVDGWHGDAAITVAIGGVPPEVSALLEVTEDSMWAGIAAAALGGRVGDISHAIETAVDAAGDFGIVEGYTGHGIGSQMHQPPDVPNYGKPRRGPKLVQGLALAVEPMVTLGSAATRTLADDWTVVTNDGSWAAHFENTFTLTPTGTWVLTALDGGRERLAALGVPYGGH, from the coding sequence ATGTTCGACCGCGGCATCGAGCTCAAGACCCCCGAGCAGATCACCACGATGCGCGCCGCCGGCCTGGTCGTCGGACGGACGCTCGAGCTGCTGCGCCGCGAGGTGCGGGCCGGCATGACGACGGCCGAGCTCGATGCCATGGCGCACGAGCACATCCGCTCGCAGGGTGCCACCTCCAACTTCCTGGGTTACGGGGCGCACGGTCCCGCCGGCGCGGGTGGCTTCGCGGGTGTCATCTGCACGTCGGTCAACGACGAGGTCGTCCACGGCGTTCCGGGCAGCCGGGTGCTGCGCGATGGCGACATCATCTCGATCGACTGCGGCGCGATCGTCGACGGCTGGCACGGTGACGCCGCGATCACCGTCGCGATCGGCGGCGTGCCTCCGGAGGTCTCGGCCCTGTTGGAGGTCACCGAGGACTCCATGTGGGCCGGCATTGCCGCTGCCGCGTTGGGTGGCCGGGTCGGCGACATCAGCCATGCGATCGAGACGGCGGTCGATGCCGCCGGCGACTTCGGCATCGTCGAGGGCTACACGGGACACGGGATCGGTTCGCAGATGCACCAGCCGCCCGACGTGCCCAACTACGGCAAGCCTCGTCGCGGGCCCAAGCTCGTCCAGGGCCTGGCGCTCGCGGTCGAGCCGATGGTGACGCTGGGTTCCGCTGCGACCCGCACGCTGGCCGACGACTGGACCGTCGTCACCAACGACGGGTCGTGGGCAGCCCACTTCGAGAACACCTTCACGCTCACCCCGACCGGAACCTGGGTGCTGACGGCGCTCGACGGTGGCCGTGAGCGACTTGCTGCGCTCGGCGTGCCCTATGGGGGACACTGA
- the rpsE gene encoding 30S ribosomal protein S5: protein MSGQQRRGGGGGRGRDNGRGAEKSQYIEKVVTINRVAKVVKGGRRFSFTALVIVGDGDGQVGIGYGKAKEVPTAIAKGVEEAKKSFFRVPRIQGTIPHPVQGEKAAGVVFLRPASPGTGVIAGGPVRAVLEAAGVHDVLSKSLGSSNAINIVHATVAALRLLESPEDVASRRGLTVEQVAPAALLRAGKEGIAEAKAKADAGAGV from the coding sequence ATGAGCGGGCAGCAGCGCCGCGGAGGCGGAGGCGGACGGGGCCGTGACAACGGTCGCGGAGCCGAGAAGTCGCAGTACATCGAGAAGGTCGTCACGATCAACCGTGTCGCCAAGGTCGTCAAGGGTGGTCGTCGCTTCAGCTTCACCGCCCTCGTGATCGTCGGCGACGGCGACGGTCAGGTCGGCATCGGCTACGGCAAGGCCAAGGAAGTTCCCACCGCGATCGCCAAGGGCGTCGAAGAGGCCAAGAAGTCCTTCTTCCGCGTCCCGCGCATCCAGGGCACCATCCCGCACCCGGTGCAGGGCGAGAAGGCGGCTGGCGTCGTCTTCCTGCGTCCCGCATCGCCCGGTACCGGCGTCATCGCCGGTGGCCCGGTGCGCGCCGTGCTCGAGGCTGCAGGCGTCCACGACGTCCTGAGCAAGTCGCTGGGCTCGTCCAACGCGATCAACATCGTCCACGCGACTGTGGCGGCCCTGCGCCTGCTCGAGTCGCCCGAGGACGTCGCATCGCGTCGTGGCCTGACGGTCGAGCAGGTCGCCCCGGCGGCCCTGCTGCGTGCCGGCAAGGAAGGCATCGCCGAGGCCAAGGCCAAGGCTGACGCCGGAGCGGGTGTCTGA
- a CDS encoding CHAP domain-containing protein, protein MSHSRIALVVLFFAALLVPAAPAQAAYTVLCTGYTSCSDKGYSHSGYASAKNTSYWKMYTGTNCTNYIAYRLITTNGLPNKRPAPGVGNARDWGTAMASVTNSTPAVGAVAWWGKKGGNHVAYIEKVVSDSEIWVSESNWSGAFDWRRITKSGSGWPDGIIHFSPAPPANAAKPAIVGEPKVGTAVKASVGSWNPVPSAYAYQWLVDGSAIAGATDKTYTPTSSVLGRSLTVQVTGTRSGVPPVTVVSNPAPVAPGALTVVTRPTLSGTAKVGSRLTATTGTWSRKDVTHSFQWYSGDTAIPGATASSYVARSVDVGKAVTARVAAVRVGYLATPVATNASGAVAAGTLTARSAPSVAGTPQVGSRLTASPGTWSPTADLSYQWYAGGKPVAGATQQTFVPTHRERTAAIKVRIVARRAGYTSASATSAETSAVRTGRIAVTTAPTVTGDSSRGSLLTIDPGTVAPAGASVRYQWLRDGKAVSGATGRTRKVSSSDVGHRLSATVTYKATGYSALTVATNPAKKTRTTAKISVAATPAGGGKLSFVVTVSAPRKTALGGTITVTYGVGRSRTVKVVKGRAKFSLTRQTVGRQTYRLAYSGASGIGSSVKQKTVTVR, encoded by the coding sequence GTGTCGCACTCTCGGATCGCCCTCGTCGTGCTATTTTTCGCCGCCCTCCTGGTGCCGGCCGCGCCTGCACAGGCGGCCTACACCGTCCTGTGCACCGGCTACACCAGCTGCAGCGACAAGGGCTACTCGCACTCCGGCTACGCGAGCGCCAAGAACACGAGCTACTGGAAGATGTACACGGGCACCAACTGCACCAACTACATCGCGTACCGCCTCATCACGACCAACGGGCTGCCCAACAAGCGTCCCGCTCCCGGCGTCGGCAACGCTCGCGACTGGGGCACCGCGATGGCCTCGGTGACCAACTCGACTCCGGCCGTCGGCGCCGTCGCCTGGTGGGGCAAGAAGGGCGGCAACCACGTCGCGTACATCGAGAAGGTCGTCTCCGACAGCGAGATCTGGGTCTCCGAGTCCAACTGGAGCGGGGCCTTCGACTGGCGGCGCATCACCAAGTCGGGCTCAGGCTGGCCCGACGGCATCATCCATTTCAGCCCGGCTCCCCCGGCCAACGCAGCCAAGCCGGCCATCGTCGGCGAGCCCAAGGTCGGCACGGCCGTCAAGGCGTCCGTGGGCAGCTGGAACCCCGTCCCCTCGGCCTACGCCTACCAGTGGCTGGTCGACGGCAGCGCCATCGCGGGGGCCACCGACAAGACCTACACACCGACCTCCTCGGTGCTCGGCCGCTCACTGACCGTCCAGGTCACCGGCACCCGATCGGGAGTGCCGCCCGTGACCGTCGTCTCCAACCCAGCGCCCGTGGCCCCGGGAGCACTGACCGTCGTGACCCGTCCGACGCTCAGCGGCACCGCCAAGGTCGGCTCTCGCCTCACCGCGACGACCGGCACCTGGTCGCGCAAGGACGTCACGCACTCCTTCCAGTGGTACTCCGGCGACACGGCCATCCCGGGTGCCACCGCGTCGAGCTACGTCGCCCGGTCGGTCGACGTCGGCAAGGCGGTCACCGCGCGGGTGGCCGCCGTGCGCGTCGGATACCTCGCGACGCCCGTCGCGACCAACGCCTCCGGTGCCGTCGCGGCAGGCACCTTGACCGCCCGCAGCGCACCGTCCGTCGCCGGCACCCCGCAGGTCGGCTCACGCCTCACCGCCTCCCCCGGCACCTGGTCGCCCACGGCCGACCTCAGCTACCAGTGGTATGCCGGGGGCAAGCCCGTGGCGGGAGCGACCCAGCAGACGTTCGTCCCGACCCATCGCGAGCGCACGGCCGCCATCAAGGTGCGGATCGTCGCTCGTCGAGCGGGCTACACCTCCGCGTCGGCCACCTCCGCCGAGACCTCGGCGGTCCGCACGGGCCGCATCGCGGTCACGACCGCCCCGACTGTCACGGGCGATTCGAGTCGCGGATCGCTGCTGACGATCGACCCCGGCACCGTCGCACCGGCCGGAGCCTCCGTGCGCTACCAGTGGCTGCGCGACGGCAAGGCCGTCTCCGGTGCCACGGGTCGCACCCGCAAGGTGTCATCGAGCGACGTGGGACACCGCCTCTCGGCGACCGTCACCTACAAGGCCACCGGCTACTCCGCGCTGACCGTCGCGACGAACCCGGCCAAGAAGACCCGCACGACCGCCAAGATCTCCGTCGCGGCCACTCCGGCAGGCGGCGGCAAGCTGTCGTTCGTCGTCACGGTCTCGGCCCCGCGCAAGACCGCACTGGGCGGGACGATCACCGTCACGTATGGCGTGGGTCGCTCCCGCACCGTCAAGGTCGTCAAGGGACGCGCGAAGTTCTCGCTCACGCGTCAGACGGTCGGTCGCCAGACCTACCGTCTCGCCTACAGCGGAGCGTCGGGCATCGGGTCGTCGGTCAAGCAGAAGACCGTCACGGTGCGTTGA
- the rpmD gene encoding 50S ribosomal protein L30 — protein MAKLQVTQTKSGIGRKQNQRDTLRSLGLKKIGDVVVVEDRPELRGMAEAIPHLVDVKEVD, from the coding sequence ATGGCCAAGCTCCAGGTGACCCAGACCAAGTCCGGTATCGGACGCAAGCAGAACCAGCGCGACACGCTGCGCTCGCTCGGTCTCAAGAAGATCGGCGACGTGGTCGTCGTTGAGGATCGTCCCGAGCTCCGCGGCATGGCTGAGGCCATCCCGCACCTCGTGGACGTCAAGGAGGTGGACTGA
- the secY gene encoding preprotein translocase subunit SecY: MLSAFVHAFRTPDLRKKILFVLFVIVLFRLGSTMPAPGINVGNVRDAVQAASTGENSSLFALINVFSGGALLQLTVFALGIMPYITASIILQLLVVVIPRLEALKKEGQAGQTKITQYTRYLTLGLAILQATGIVALARSGNLFGGAEQGRPLLYNPDSILSFLLIVLTMVAGTAVIMWLGELITDRGVGNGMSILIFTQVVATFPGAMWQIKQTKGWTTFVGVIIIGLIIVAAVIFIEQAQRRIPVQYAKRMVGRRMFGGSSTYIPLKVNQAGIIPVIFASSLMYLPALMAQFNSGAPWATWINDNFVKGDHPLYMATFFLLIVFFTYFYVSITFNPEEVADNMKKYGGFIPGIRAGRPTQDYLGYVLSRITAPGALYLGLIALIPMIAIALIGASQNFPFGGTTLLIIVGVGLDTVKQIESQLQQRNYEGFLK, from the coding sequence GTGCTCAGCGCCTTCGTCCACGCCTTCCGGACGCCTGACCTGCGGAAGAAGATCCTCTTCGTCCTGTTCGTCATCGTCCTGTTCCGACTCGGATCGACGATGCCCGCGCCGGGCATCAACGTCGGCAACGTCCGCGACGCCGTCCAGGCCGCGTCCACGGGTGAGAACAGCAGCCTGTTCGCCCTGATCAACGTCTTCTCCGGCGGTGCGCTGCTGCAGCTCACCGTCTTCGCGCTGGGCATCATGCCCTACATCACCGCGAGCATCATCCTGCAGCTGCTCGTCGTGGTCATCCCACGGCTCGAGGCCCTCAAGAAGGAGGGCCAGGCTGGTCAGACCAAGATCACTCAGTACACCCGCTACCTGACGCTGGGTCTGGCGATCCTCCAGGCGACGGGCATCGTGGCCCTGGCCCGCAGCGGCAACCTGTTCGGTGGAGCCGAGCAGGGCCGTCCGCTGCTCTACAACCCCGACAGCATCCTGTCGTTCCTGCTGATCGTCCTGACGATGGTCGCCGGCACGGCCGTGATCATGTGGCTCGGTGAGCTGATCACCGACCGCGGCGTCGGCAACGGCATGTCGATCCTGATCTTCACGCAGGTCGTCGCCACCTTCCCGGGTGCCATGTGGCAGATCAAGCAGACCAAGGGCTGGACGACCTTCGTGGGCGTCATCATCATCGGTCTGATCATCGTCGCGGCGGTCATCTTCATCGAGCAGGCTCAGCGACGCATCCCGGTGCAGTACGCCAAGCGCATGGTCGGGCGCCGCATGTTCGGCGGCTCGTCGACGTACATCCCGCTCAAGGTCAACCAGGCCGGCATCATCCCGGTCATCTTCGCCTCGAGCCTGATGTACCTGCCGGCGCTGATGGCGCAGTTCAACTCCGGCGCGCCGTGGGCCACCTGGATCAACGACAACTTCGTCAAGGGCGACCACCCGCTCTACATGGCCACGTTCTTCCTGCTGATCGTGTTCTTCACGTACTTCTACGTGTCGATCACGTTCAACCCCGAGGAGGTCGCCGACAACATGAAGAAGTACGGCGGCTTCATCCCCGGCATCCGCGCGGGTCGCCCGACGCAGGACTACCTCGGCTACGTGCTGAGCCGCATCACGGCACCCGGTGCGCTCTACCTCGGTCTGATCGCCCTGATCCCGATGATCGCGATCGCGCTGATCGGGGCCAGCCAGAACTTCCCGTTCGGCGGCACGACCCTGCTGATCATCGTCGGCGTGGGTCTCGACACGGTCAAGCAGATCGAGAGCCAGCTGCAGCAGCGGAACTACGAAGGATTCCTCAAGTGA
- the rplR gene encoding 50S ribosomal protein L18 produces MAISIRHTKSTKGRTASRLRRQIRGRKKIQGSAERPRLVVTRSSKHMVAQIVDDLEGHTLASASTMEADLRSSTDDKTAKAKKVGALVADRAKAAGVDTVVFDRAGNKYAGRVAAVADGAREGGLEF; encoded by the coding sequence ATGGCTATCTCGATCAGGCACACCAAGAGCACCAAGGGTCGTACCGCGTCGCGTCTGCGCCGCCAGATCCGTGGTCGCAAGAAGATCCAGGGCTCTGCTGAGCGCCCGCGTCTCGTCGTGACGCGTTCCAGCAAGCACATGGTCGCCCAGATCGTCGACGACCTCGAGGGACACACCCTCGCCTCGGCGTCGACGATGGAAGCGGACCTCCGTTCGTCCACCGACGACAAGACCGCCAAGGCCAAGAAGGTCGGCGCACTCGTCGCCGACCGTGCCAAGGCCGCAGGCGTCGACACGGTCGTGTTCGACCGCGCCGGCAACAAGTACGCGGGACGGGTCGCGGCTGTCGCCGACGGCGCTCGCGAGGGCGGACTGGAGTTCTGA
- the rplX gene encoding 50S ribosomal protein L24 encodes MARKGTVSIRKGDQVKVIAGKDKGVTGSVIEVLAEHDRVIVEGVNRVKRHTKPSQAGGVGSGGIITSEAPIHISNVMLLADKEPTRVGYRRDDVTKTRPDGSTYAAQRSVRIAKKTGKEI; translated from the coding sequence ATGGCCCGCAAAGGCACCGTCAGCATTCGCAAGGGTGACCAGGTCAAGGTCATCGCCGGCAAGGACAAGGGGGTGACCGGTTCGGTCATCGAGGTCCTCGCCGAGCACGACCGCGTCATCGTCGAAGGCGTCAACCGCGTCAAGCGCCACACCAAGCCTTCGCAGGCCGGTGGCGTGGGCTCGGGCGGCATCATCACCAGCGAGGCGCCCATCCACATCTCGAACGTCATGCTGCTCGCCGACAAGGAGCCGACGCGTGTCGGCTACCGGCGTGACGACGTCACGAAGACCCGTCCCGACGGGTCGACGTACGCCGCGCAGCGCAGCGTCCGCATCGCCAAGAAGACCGGAAAGGAGATCTGA
- a CDS encoding Lrp/AsnC family transcriptional regulator → MDDLDRRLIDCLLDDGRATYAAIGDRIGLSSPAVKRRMDRLVGDGVISGFTAVLDPHLVGWTTEAYVEVHCKGTISPDELREAFGRVPEVHAAATVSGQADAILHIVAKDVRDLERALERVRVETDSVDRTETAIVLSRLIDRHGPGAAAISMSEG, encoded by the coding sequence ATGGACGATCTCGACCGCCGGCTCATCGACTGTCTGCTCGACGACGGCCGCGCGACGTACGCGGCGATCGGCGACCGCATCGGCCTGTCGTCGCCGGCGGTCAAGCGTCGGATGGACCGCCTGGTGGGCGACGGCGTGATCTCGGGGTTCACGGCCGTGCTCGACCCGCACCTCGTCGGATGGACGACCGAGGCCTACGTCGAGGTGCACTGCAAGGGCACGATCTCGCCCGACGAGCTGCGCGAGGCCTTCGGGCGGGTGCCGGAGGTGCACGCCGCGGCCACCGTCTCCGGCCAGGCCGACGCGATCCTGCACATCGTGGCCAAGGACGTCCGTGACCTCGAGCGCGCCCTCGAACGTGTGCGGGTCGAGACCGACAGCGTGGACCGCACCGAGACCGCGATCGTCCTGTCGCGGCTGATCGACCGGCACGGTCCCGGCGCGGCGGCCATCAGCATGTCCGAGGGGTGA
- a CDS encoding adenylate kinase, protein MRLLIMGPPGAGKGTQAVGLAERIGGAHISTGDIFRANVRDQTELGQTAQRYMDAGEYVPDEVTNAMVKDRLAQDDAKDAFILDGYPRTVDQVAKLDTILAELGQQLDGVIELVVDPEELIQRLLKRAETSGRADDTEDVIRHRQEVYTAETAPLLEVYGSRGLLIEVDGVGEVDEVSRRIDAALPS, encoded by the coding sequence GTGAGACTGCTCATCATGGGTCCGCCGGGCGCGGGCAAGGGCACGCAGGCCGTGGGCCTGGCCGAGCGCATCGGCGGCGCGCACATCTCGACCGGCGACATCTTCCGTGCCAACGTGCGCGACCAGACCGAGCTGGGGCAGACGGCGCAGCGCTACATGGACGCCGGCGAGTACGTGCCCGACGAGGTCACCAATGCGATGGTCAAGGACCGCCTGGCCCAGGACGACGCCAAGGACGCCTTCATCCTCGACGGCTACCCGCGCACGGTCGACCAGGTCGCCAAGCTCGACACGATCCTCGCCGAGCTCGGCCAGCAGCTCGACGGCGTCATCGAGCTCGTGGTCGATCCCGAGGAGCTCATCCAGCGGCTGCTGAAGCGTGCCGAGACCAGCGGCCGTGCCGATGACACCGAGGACGTCATCCGGCACCGACAGGAGGTCTACACCGCCGAGACCGCTCCGCTGCTCGAGGTCTACGGATCACGGGGCCTGCTGATCGAGGTCGACGGCGTCGGCGAGGTCGACGAGGTCTCGCGCCGCATCGACGCTGCGCTGCCGTCGTAG
- the rpsH gene encoding 30S ribosomal protein S8, translating to MTMTDPIADMLTRVRNGNQAYHDSVAMPYSKLKAGVAEILKQEGYITSIDVAEPKEGEVGKTLTITLKYGPHRERSIAGIRRISKPGLRVYAKSTGLPKVLGGLGVAIISTSQGLLTDRQANQKGVGGEVLAYVW from the coding sequence ATGACAATGACCGATCCGATCGCGGACATGCTCACGCGTGTCCGCAACGGCAACCAGGCGTACCACGACAGCGTGGCGATGCCCTACTCCAAGCTGAAGGCCGGCGTCGCCGAGATCCTGAAGCAGGAGGGCTACATCACGTCGATCGACGTGGCCGAGCCCAAGGAGGGCGAGGTCGGCAAGACGCTGACCATCACCCTCAAGTACGGCCCGCACCGCGAGCGCTCGATCGCCGGCATCCGCCGCATCAGCAAGCCGGGCCTTCGCGTGTACGCGAAGTCGACCGGTCTCCCGAAGGTGCTCGGCGGCCTCGGCGTCGCGATCATCTCGACCAGCCAGGGTCTGCTCACCGACCGCCAGGCCAACCAGAAGGGCGTAGGCGGAGAAGTCCTCGCCTACGTCTGGTGA
- a CDS encoding LuxR C-terminal-related transcriptional regulator, with translation MGGSAGATRVGVAAIDNHPIVLKGIGAALAESAPGLELVAVAGSVRELLAGPGAQAAVVLLDLGMPREGSVEDDIHELVAHGMVVLIFTSEERPAPVRRAIAAGASGLLLKIDPVEAIADAIRGALDGEQVCSGALAHALLTDDELMVKLSPRQIEILRSISEGLPYKAVARTMHISESTVREHLNRAVATYRQRGLDPGNSHGLVTMARGEGHLPD, from the coding sequence ATGGGTGGTTCAGCAGGAGCGACACGAGTGGGCGTCGCCGCGATCGACAACCACCCGATCGTCCTGAAGGGCATCGGCGCCGCCCTCGCGGAGTCGGCCCCCGGACTCGAGCTCGTGGCCGTCGCGGGCTCCGTGCGAGAGCTGCTCGCCGGACCCGGGGCGCAGGCGGCGGTCGTGCTGCTCGACCTCGGCATGCCGCGCGAGGGATCGGTCGAGGACGACATCCACGAGCTCGTCGCCCACGGCATGGTCGTGCTGATCTTCACGTCCGAGGAACGTCCCGCCCCGGTGCGCCGAGCGATCGCCGCGGGGGCGTCCGGGCTGCTGCTCAAGATCGATCCGGTCGAGGCCATCGCCGACGCCATCCGGGGAGCGCTCGACGGTGAGCAGGTGTGCTCCGGGGCCCTGGCACACGCGCTGCTGACCGATGACGAGCTGATGGTGAAGCTGTCGCCGAGACAGATCGAGATCCTGCGGTCGATCTCCGAGGGACTGCCCTACAAGGCCGTGGCGCGGACGATGCACATCTCGGAGTCCACGGTCCGCGAGCACCTCAACAGGGCGGTCGCGACCTACCGGCAGCGTGGTCTCGACCCCGGCAACTCGCACGGTCTCGTGACGATGGCGCGGGGCGAGGGCCACCTGCCCGACTGA
- the ddaH gene encoding dimethylargininase — protein MTVIDTRAATGPSPRIDVPRAARPRHYLMCTPSHFEIAYAINPWMDLDTPVDVERARLQWEVLRNTYLSLGHRVDLIDPLPGQPDMVFAANGGLVIGGRAYGARFRFAERSAEGGAYAAWLTTHGYRVTEPTRTNEGEGDFLALGAMILAGTGFRTSLDAHIEAADALDRPVVSLELVDPRFYHLDVAIAVLDDGNGETPADIAYYPGAFSPHSRRTLRDLFPDAILCSEDDALVLGLNAVSDGHHVVLPSAATGLAEAVRRRGYTPVPVDLSEFMKSGGSVKCCTMELHR, from the coding sequence TTGACCGTCATCGACACCCGGGCAGCAACAGGCCCCTCGCCCCGCATCGACGTCCCCCGAGCGGCACGGCCGCGGCACTACCTGATGTGCACGCCGTCGCACTTCGAGATCGCCTACGCGATCAACCCCTGGATGGACCTCGACACACCCGTCGACGTCGAGCGGGCCCGCCTGCAGTGGGAGGTGCTGCGCAACACCTACCTGAGCCTGGGGCACCGCGTCGACCTCATCGACCCACTGCCCGGCCAGCCCGACATGGTGTTCGCGGCCAATGGCGGACTCGTCATCGGGGGGCGGGCCTACGGTGCTCGATTCCGGTTCGCGGAGCGGTCCGCCGAGGGCGGGGCGTATGCGGCGTGGCTGACGACCCACGGCTACCGGGTCACCGAGCCCACTCGCACCAACGAGGGCGAGGGCGACTTCCTGGCCCTCGGTGCCATGATCCTGGCCGGCACGGGGTTCCGCACGTCCCTCGACGCCCACATCGAGGCGGCCGACGCCCTCGACCGTCCAGTCGTCTCGCTCGAGCTCGTCGACCCGCGCTTCTACCACCTCGATGTCGCCATCGCGGTGCTCGACGACGGCAACGGCGAGACGCCGGCCGACATCGCCTACTACCCCGGTGCCTTCAGCCCGCACAGTCGGCGGACGCTGCGCGATCTCTTCCCCGACGCGATCCTGTGCTCCGAGGACGATGCGCTCGTGCTGGGCCTCAACGCGGTGAGCGACGGGCACCACGTGGTGCTGCCCTCTGCCGCGACGGGGCTCGCCGAGGCCGTGCGCCGCCGCGGCTACACCCCCGTGCCGGTCGATCTGAGCGAGTTCATGAAGTCCGGCGGCAGCGTCAAGTGCTGCACCATGGAGCTGCACCGCTGA
- the rplO gene encoding 50S ribosomal protein L15 — MALKLHHLRPAPGAKTAKTRVGRGEGSKGKTAGRGTKGTKARYQVPAGFEGGQVPIHMRLPKLKGFKNPFREEYQVVNLDRIGELYPDGGDIDIASLVANGAVRKGRPVKVLGQGDITVKVQVTANKFSASAKSKIEAAGGSTTVV, encoded by the coding sequence ATGGCGCTCAAGCTGCATCACCTGCGCCCCGCTCCGGGAGCCAAGACCGCCAAGACCCGTGTGGGTCGCGGTGAGGGCTCCAAGGGCAAGACGGCCGGACGCGGAACCAAGGGCACCAAGGCCCGCTACCAGGTTCCTGCCGGCTTCGAGGGTGGACAGGTTCCCATCCACATGCGACTGCCGAAGCTGAAGGGGTTCAAGAACCCGTTCCGCGAGGAGTACCAGGTCGTCAACCTCGACCGCATCGGGGAGCTCTACCCCGATGGCGGCGACATCGACATCGCCTCGCTGGTGGCCAACGGAGCGGTCCGCAAGGGCCGTCCCGTCAAGGTCCTCGGCCAGGGCGACATCACGGTCAAGGTCCAGGTCACGGCGAACAAGTTCTCCGCCTCGGCCAAGAGCAAGATCGAAGCAGCCGGCGGTTCGACCACCGTCGTGTGA
- a CDS encoding type Z 30S ribosomal protein S14, with the protein MAKTGLKVKAARKPKFAVRGYTRCQRCGRPRSVYKKFGLCRICLREMAHRGELPGITKSSW; encoded by the coding sequence ATGGCGAAGACTGGTCTCAAGGTCAAGGCCGCGCGCAAGCCCAAGTTCGCGGTCCGCGGCTACACCCGCTGCCAGCGGTGCGGCCGTCCGCGCTCGGTCTACAAGAAGTTCGGCCTCTGCCGCATCTGCCTTCGCGAGATGGCACACCGTGGCGAGCTGCCGGGCATCACCAAGAGCTCCTGGTAG
- the rplF gene encoding 50S ribosomal protein L6 — protein MSRIGKIPVTIPSGVEVTIEGQDVRVKGPKGELTHTVAEPITVAKAEDGALSVERPNDERKSKALHGLSRTLISNMIIGVSQGYEKKLEIVGVGYRVALKGPTELEFALGFSHPVVVKAPEGITFAVEKPTAFSVIGIDKQAVGEVAANIRKIRKPEPYKGKGVRYAGEHVRRKVGKAGK, from the coding sequence ATGTCACGCATCGGCAAGATTCCCGTCACCATCCCGTCCGGCGTCGAGGTCACCATCGAGGGCCAGGACGTTCGCGTCAAGGGCCCCAAGGGCGAGCTCACGCACACCGTCGCAGAGCCCATCACGGTCGCCAAGGCCGAGGACGGCGCACTGTCCGTCGAGCGGCCCAACGACGAGCGCAAGAGCAAGGCGCTCCACGGCCTGTCGCGCACGCTGATCAGCAACATGATCATCGGCGTCAGCCAGGGCTACGAGAAGAAGCTCGAGATCGTCGGCGTCGGTTACCGCGTCGCGCTCAAGGGCCCCACCGAGCTCGAGTTCGCACTCGGCTTCAGCCACCCCGTCGTCGTCAAGGCTCCGGAGGGCATCACCTTCGCCGTCGAGAAGCCCACCGCGTTCTCGGTGATCGGCATCGACAAGCAGGCCGTCGGCGAGGTCGCTGCCAACATCCGCAAGATCCGCAAGCCCGAGCCCTACAAGGGCAAGGGCGTCCGTTACGCCGGCGAGCACGTGCGTCGCAAGGTCGGAAAGGCTGGTAAGTAG
- the rplE gene encoding 50S ribosomal protein L5, giving the protein MSEATTTAPRLKTRYREEILPALRDQFEYSNVMQVPGLTKIVVNMGVGEAARDGKLIEGAIRDLTAITGQKPQVTKARKSIAQFKLREGMPIGTHVTLRGDRMWEFLDRLLTLALPRIRDFRGLSPKQFDGRGNYTFGLTEQVMFHEIDQDKIDRSRGMDITVVTTATNDDEGRALLKLLGFPYKEN; this is encoded by the coding sequence ATGTCTGAAGCAACCACCACTGCACCGCGCCTCAAGACGCGGTACCGCGAGGAGATCCTCCCGGCCCTGCGCGACCAGTTCGAGTACTCGAACGTCATGCAGGTCCCCGGCCTGACCAAGATCGTCGTCAACATGGGTGTCGGCGAGGCCGCGCGCGACGGCAAGCTGATCGAGGGCGCGATCCGCGATCTCACCGCGATCACCGGCCAGAAGCCGCAGGTCACCAAGGCCCGCAAGTCGATCGCCCAGTTCAAGCTGCGTGAGGGCATGCCGATCGGCACGCACGTCACGCTGCGCGGCGACCGCATGTGGGAGTTCCTCGACCGTCTGCTGACGCTCGCGCTGCCCCGCATCCGCGACTTCCGTGGCCTGAGCCCCAAGCAGTTCGATGGTCGCGGCAACTACACCTTCGGTCTGACCGAGCAGGTCATGTTCCACGAGATCGACCAGGACAAGATCGACCGCTCGCGCGGCATGGACATCACGGTCGTCACCACGGCGACCAACGACGACGAGGGGCGCGCGCTGCTCAAGCTGCTCGGCTTCCCCTACAAGGAGAACTGA